A DNA window from Halobacterium sp. DL1 contains the following coding sequences:
- a CDS encoding chorismate mutase, with amino-acid sequence MSETPNPEEMSLDELRHEIEDIDQEIVELIARRTYVADTVAAVKDEQDLPTTDEGQEERVMERAGANAERFDVDANLVKAIFRLLIELNKVEQRESR; translated from the coding sequence ATGAGCGAAACACCGAATCCCGAAGAGATGAGTCTGGACGAACTGCGCCACGAGATCGAAGATATCGATCAGGAGATCGTCGAACTGATCGCCCGCCGAACCTACGTCGCCGACACGGTGGCGGCCGTAAAGGACGAGCAGGATCTCCCGACGACCGACGAGGGACAGGAGGAGCGCGTCATGGAGCGCGCCGGCGCGAACGCCGAGCGTTTCGACGTCGACGCCAACCTCGTGAAAGCCATCTTCCGGCTGTTGATCGAACTGAACAAAGTTGAACAACGAGAGAGCCGGTAG
- a CDS encoding shikimate kinase (catalyzes the formation of shikimate 3-phosphate from shikimate in aromatic amino acid biosynthesis) yields the protein MDLTALATGTGSAFGIDVETRSSVALDPAAEGVDGTISEAPDADTALIERCVALATDRWGDGEGGTVRTDSDVPLAAGLKSSSAAANATVLATCDALGLTVGDDDTDSAVDVTRLEACRLGVQAARDAGVTVTGAFDDATASMLGGVTVTDNGADELRSRETVDWNVLVWTPPERAYSADADVARCEAVASMADLVCDLALEGRYAEAMTVNGLAFSAALGFDADPAVEAMAHATGVSLSGTGPSVVAVADPTDPETDLDAVADAWGDRPGTLRRTTTRNDGAAVGRE from the coding sequence GTGGACCTCACGGCGCTCGCGACAGGCACCGGTTCGGCCTTCGGCATCGACGTCGAGACGCGTTCGAGCGTCGCGCTCGACCCGGCCGCCGAGGGCGTCGACGGGACGATTAGCGAGGCTCCCGACGCTGACACCGCCCTGATCGAGCGCTGCGTCGCGCTCGCGACCGACCGGTGGGGCGACGGCGAGGGCGGCACCGTCCGGACCGACAGCGACGTACCCCTCGCGGCCGGACTGAAAAGCTCCAGCGCGGCCGCCAACGCGACCGTGCTCGCGACGTGCGACGCGCTCGGGCTGACCGTGGGAGACGACGACACGGACTCGGCCGTCGACGTCACTCGGCTGGAGGCCTGCCGACTCGGCGTGCAAGCCGCTCGCGACGCGGGTGTGACCGTCACGGGCGCGTTCGACGACGCGACCGCCTCGATGCTCGGCGGAGTCACCGTCACCGACAACGGCGCTGACGAGTTGCGTTCGCGCGAGACCGTCGACTGGAACGTCCTCGTGTGGACCCCGCCAGAGCGCGCGTACAGCGCGGACGCGGACGTGGCTCGCTGTGAGGCCGTCGCGTCGATGGCGGACCTCGTGTGCGACCTCGCGCTTGAGGGCCGGTACGCCGAGGCGATGACGGTCAACGGACTCGCCTTCTCGGCCGCACTCGGCTTCGACGCCGACCCCGCGGTGGAGGCGATGGCCCACGCCACCGGAGTATCGTTGTCGGGCACCGGTCCGAGCGTCGTCGCCGTCGCGGACCCGACCGACCCCGAGACCGACCTCGACGCGGTCGCCGACGCGTGGGGCGACCGACCCGGAACGCTGCGACGAACGACCACCAGAAACGACGGCGCGGCCGTCGGACGAGAGTGA